From the genome of Sphingobacterium kitahiroshimense, one region includes:
- the trpC gene encoding indole-3-glycerol phosphate synthase TrpC encodes MTILDKIVERKRVEVSEAQAKVSIEELSEYPLFSRTCYSLKESVLDPQRTGIISEYKRASPSKGVINNINKVSEVVKGYQNAGASAISVLTDADFFQGSLKDLEEARSVLTIPLLRKEFIIDKYQIAEAKAYGADIILLIAACLTNEEVSELSNYAKTLGLNVLLEVHNEEELKGNLFDTVDAIGVNNRNLKDFSVSLAHSYDLVNKIPDTYIKVSESGISDPQTIRELKSIGYNSFLIGENFMKTTDPGKALLEFVKEI; translated from the coding sequence ATGACAATTTTAGATAAAATAGTTGAACGAAAACGAGTAGAAGTCTCAGAAGCTCAAGCAAAAGTTTCTATCGAAGAACTTAGTGAATATCCGCTCTTTAGTAGAACTTGTTATTCGCTAAAAGAATCCGTTCTTGATCCACAACGTACGGGGATAATCTCAGAATACAAACGCGCCTCCCCTTCCAAAGGCGTCATCAACAACATTAACAAGGTATCAGAAGTTGTCAAAGGATATCAAAATGCAGGCGCTTCTGCAATATCAGTATTAACAGATGCTGATTTTTTTCAAGGAAGTTTAAAGGATCTGGAAGAAGCCCGATCAGTATTAACCATACCTTTACTTCGTAAAGAATTTATAATCGATAAATATCAGATCGCTGAAGCAAAAGCCTATGGTGCTGATATTATTTTACTAATAGCGGCATGTTTGACCAATGAAGAGGTAAGCGAACTCTCCAATTACGCTAAAACTTTGGGTCTGAATGTACTTTTGGAGGTTCATAACGAAGAAGAATTAAAAGGAAACCTATTTGATACAGTTGATGCCATTGGCGTAAACAACCGTAATCTGAAAGACTTCTCCGTATCATTAGCGCACTCTTACGACTTAGTCAATAAAATTCCAGATACTTATATTAAAGTTTCAGAAAGTGGAATTTCAGACCCTCAAACAATCCGTGAATTAAAAAGCATTGGTTATAATTCATTTCTTATTGGCGAAAATTTTATGAAAACAACTGACCCGGGGAAAGCATTATTGGAATTTGTAAAAGAAATATAA
- a CDS encoding RNA polymerase sigma-70 factor gives MDTKIFIINKDSFEQIYLQYWEGMFAFCIKNIQDEEVAKEIVQEVFKSLWERRDDLRLLEVERYLIRAVKLKTFEYIRNKVTRQHHLENIINTAENHYVEHPLIAQELSEKISSLVNKLPAQCKNVFQMSRDQGLTNKEIAHKLYISERAVEYHISKALKTLKTELTEYIN, from the coding sequence TTGGACACAAAAATTTTTATCATAAATAAAGATAGCTTTGAGCAAATATACCTTCAATATTGGGAAGGTATGTTTGCATTTTGTATCAAAAATATCCAAGATGAAGAAGTTGCAAAAGAAATCGTTCAAGAAGTTTTTAAATCATTATGGGAACGGCGTGATGATCTTCGTCTTCTAGAAGTTGAGCGATACTTAATCAGAGCTGTTAAACTCAAAACCTTTGAATATATACGTAATAAAGTTACGCGCCAACATCATTTAGAAAACATAATTAATACAGCGGAAAACCACTATGTAGAGCATCCCTTAATTGCTCAAGAACTATCGGAGAAGATTTCATCATTAGTCAATAAATTACCCGCTCAATGTAAAAATGTTTTTCAAATGAGCAGAGATCAAGGTTTAACAAATAAAGAAATAGCCCATAAATTATATATATCAGAGCGAGCTGTAGAATATCACATTTCCAAAGCTTTAAAAACGCTAAAAACCGAATTAACCGAATATATTAATTAA
- a CDS encoding DUF4374 domain-containing protein codes for MNKNLGNTIVTTNSIDSGTINILKDGIDLPTRYFDRSIIVHNGFFYHIKSGKFIKFEMQENALTEIAAIPMSNQHIENMNWQGKDTLLLFTLDNKTYSKLHYYKIDVKKFEILQKEEIHLPVAPSKFPIVSIGFSTLHQNNLILGYTYNKVINETDFTTIDTMYFATLDPQTLKIKSIQKDNRSTYPGGVNTVQSYSFHDERGNFYFMSCPGIALGNNLSKPTAIFRIPNNTTTVDSSYFFNLTATNQNHAYGMWYLGNNEAIIRSERKDLYNDFSDHHSTYQFEYYVVDLLKQTATKLTLPYDKGTRKESVLVENGKAYITIDDKDDNHQVWIYNIQTKKISTGLKLDKETDFIVRIDKLN; via the coding sequence ATGAATAAGAATTTGGGAAATACCATTGTAACAACTAATTCTATAGATTCGGGGACAATAAATATTCTGAAAGATGGTATCGACTTACCAACACGATATTTTGATCGAAGCATCATCGTACATAATGGCTTTTTCTATCATATAAAAAGTGGAAAATTCATAAAATTCGAAATGCAGGAAAATGCATTAACAGAAATAGCTGCGATTCCGATGTCCAATCAACATATAGAAAATATGAATTGGCAAGGAAAAGATACGTTATTACTTTTTACGCTTGACAATAAAACATATAGTAAACTGCACTACTATAAAATAGATGTAAAGAAGTTCGAGATCCTACAAAAAGAAGAAATACATTTACCAGTTGCTCCAAGTAAATTTCCGATAGTTTCAATAGGATTCAGCACATTACATCAGAATAATCTCATACTGGGATATACATACAATAAAGTAATCAACGAAACAGATTTTACGACTATTGACACCATGTATTTTGCAACATTAGACCCACAAACGCTAAAGATAAAAAGCATACAAAAAGATAACCGATCCACCTACCCAGGAGGAGTCAATACAGTACAGTCTTACAGTTTTCATGATGAGAGAGGAAATTTCTATTTTATGAGTTGCCCAGGAATTGCTTTAGGAAACAATCTCAGTAAACCTACCGCAATATTTAGAATACCAAATAATACAACAACAGTAGATTCAAGCTATTTCTTTAATCTTACCGCTACAAATCAAAATCATGCCTATGGCATGTGGTACTTAGGGAATAATGAAGCAATCATTCGTAGTGAAAGAAAAGACCTTTATAACGATTTCAGCGATCATCATTCAACTTATCAATTTGAATATTATGTTGTAGATTTATTAAAACAAACAGCAACAAAGCTAACCCTACCCTACGATAAAGGAACTCGCAAAGAATCTGTTCTTGTGGAGAATGGTAAGGCATATATTACCATTGACGATAAAGATGATAATCATCAAGTTTGGATATACAATATTCAAACTAAAAAGATAAGTACCGGACTAAAATTAGACAAAGAGACAGATTTCATTGTCCGTATAGACAAACTAAATTAG
- a CDS encoding TonB-dependent receptor — protein sequence MSNLKIIWLSLYVIISFTAYAQKRGEIKGRISTTSNTPIEGATITILETNQVTQADKSGLFSIKNIAFANYTIRVSAVGFKAKDRTFLISQKNTEVLSIKLASQQTTMDEVEIVARSEAKEIQKQPFNVTAIDAKKLYNTTMDIGQALNRVSGVRLRESGGVGSNMNFSLNGFSGNQVKLFVDGIPMDNFGSSFQLNNIPINFAERVEVYKGVVPVWLGGDALGGAVNIVTKNQPGKYLDASYSYGSFNTHKISVNAGYIANNGFTMMLSAFQNYSDNNYLVNVRSYNFDTGKFYPAERRKRFHDAYRNETLVYNMGVSNKKYADQLLFGITLGQNKKEIQTGNHMEDVYGGRESQGNIVQPTFKYIKRNLLTAGLDVTINARYNFGTERSLDTVPRRFTWTGESIPKNPKDPNAPGGENDLTDYRYKNNNGNLTANISYAINKNNSIMINHLLTTFDRKGKDHYYPDLEVNKLPRKTIKNITGIGYRTSILDRWDANIFLKNYNQNGKYFNELEKETYENVEISINKIGYGLATSYFLNPDIQLKASYEKAYRLPDNTELFGDAINISGNPGLRPESSDNINLGLSYALKLQKNQQIIIDANYIFRNAKDFIRQYVGPLSSNNKRELKSANLRSVRNNSVDINLKYYFKNLFSVGGNMTYQNLINTTKVEPSQIIQSSIYKDRMPNMPYLYGNADAAYYFHNVGKQNNTLTVGYNLQYIHEFFLDWPSLATPSQRYRIPTQVSHDVNIIYSLASGKYNIALECNNLTDATRFDNFEMQKPSRSFNIKFRYFIRTK from the coding sequence ATGTCGAATTTAAAAATAATATGGTTAAGTCTATATGTAATCATATCGTTTACTGCTTACGCACAAAAGAGAGGAGAAATAAAAGGAAGAATAAGTACCACCTCAAATACACCTATTGAGGGTGCAACTATTACAATTCTTGAAACAAATCAAGTGACCCAAGCTGATAAAAGCGGTTTATTTTCAATAAAAAATATCGCTTTTGCCAACTATACTATACGAGTATCTGCTGTTGGATTCAAAGCCAAGGACAGAACTTTTCTTATTAGCCAGAAAAACACTGAAGTGCTATCTATAAAATTGGCTTCACAACAGACAACAATGGATGAAGTCGAAATCGTTGCAAGATCCGAAGCAAAAGAAATACAAAAGCAACCATTTAATGTTACAGCAATCGATGCGAAGAAATTGTACAATACAACAATGGATATTGGTCAGGCATTAAATCGTGTTTCGGGTGTTAGACTGCGAGAGTCGGGTGGCGTAGGATCAAACATGAATTTTAGCTTAAATGGTTTTTCGGGCAATCAGGTTAAATTATTCGTTGATGGAATTCCCATGGATAATTTCGGATCGTCCTTTCAGTTAAACAACATACCGATCAATTTTGCAGAACGAGTTGAAGTCTACAAAGGAGTCGTTCCCGTATGGCTAGGCGGCGATGCATTAGGTGGAGCAGTCAACATTGTAACCAAAAACCAGCCGGGAAAATATTTAGATGCTTCATATTCATATGGCTCATTTAACACCCACAAAATTTCAGTTAATGCCGGATACATTGCTAACAACGGTTTTACAATGATGCTTTCTGCTTTTCAAAATTACTCGGACAACAATTACTTGGTAAATGTAAGATCATACAATTTTGACACTGGAAAATTTTACCCCGCCGAAAGAAGAAAACGTTTCCACGATGCATACAGAAATGAAACATTAGTATATAATATGGGCGTTTCTAATAAAAAATACGCTGATCAGCTCCTTTTTGGTATTACCCTCGGCCAGAATAAGAAAGAAATCCAAACGGGTAATCATATGGAAGATGTATATGGAGGTCGAGAAAGCCAAGGAAACATTGTACAGCCGACTTTTAAATACATCAAGAGAAATTTATTGACAGCAGGTTTAGATGTAACGATAAACGCTCGATACAATTTCGGTACGGAAAGAAGTTTGGATACCGTCCCAAGAAGATTCACTTGGACAGGAGAAAGTATACCTAAAAATCCAAAAGATCCAAATGCTCCAGGAGGAGAAAATGACTTAACAGATTACCGCTACAAAAACAACAATGGTAATCTTACGGCCAATATCTCTTATGCAATTAACAAGAATAATAGCATTATGATCAATCATTTGTTGACAACATTTGACAGAAAAGGAAAAGATCATTACTATCCAGATTTAGAAGTTAATAAGCTCCCACGCAAAACAATAAAAAACATTACAGGAATCGGCTATAGAACCTCCATACTTGATCGTTGGGATGCTAATATTTTTCTAAAAAACTACAATCAAAATGGAAAATACTTCAATGAACTTGAGAAGGAAACTTATGAGAATGTGGAAATATCAATCAATAAAATCGGATATGGCTTAGCAACTTCCTATTTCCTGAATCCAGACATTCAACTAAAAGCTTCCTATGAGAAAGCATACCGACTTCCCGATAATACCGAATTATTTGGTGATGCCATCAATATTAGTGGTAATCCTGGTCTAAGACCCGAGAGTAGTGATAATATCAACTTAGGTTTATCATATGCTTTAAAATTACAAAAAAACCAACAAATTATCATAGATGCCAATTACATATTCCGCAATGCTAAAGATTTTATACGCCAGTATGTAGGACCATTAAGCAGCAATAATAAAAGAGAACTTAAAAGTGCTAATCTAAGAAGTGTACGAAACAATAGTGTTGATATCAACTTAAAATATTATTTCAAGAACCTGTTTTCAGTCGGAGGAAATATGACTTACCAAAACCTGATCAACACAACTAAAGTTGAACCTTCGCAAATTATACAAAGTAGTATCTACAAAGATAGAATGCCAAATATGCCCTATTTATATGGTAATGCTGACGCGGCTTACTATTTTCACAACGTCGGTAAACAGAATAATACTTTAACGGTAGGATATAATCTTCAATATATACATGAGTTCTTTTTAGATTGGCCAAGTTTAGCGACCCCATCTCAAAGATATAGAATCCCAACACAAGTATCACATGATGTAAACATCATCTATTCTTTAGCATCTGGAAAATATAATATCGCTTTAGAATGTAATAATCTAACCGATGCAACACGTTTCGACAATTTCGAAATGCAAAAGCCAAGTAGATCTTTCAATATTAAGTTCAGATACTTTATACGTACAAAATAA
- a CDS encoding DUF4374 domain-containing protein → MKKLNTLKMLTLACGVLAITACSKDNPSDGGSDTGNSGKREKFVFIVNGQGSGEAGTSGNYILSTDNVSDGTLSIVGNGMPATEQSFINQNNYIFGLTYGGQGPITPYNIDSKGEFQRLKDEQVNAETSGIYGHFGDKNIILGTTNRSIVNPVATLRNYDAQNFSIANKNTVDLSKVLGGKRMAIWTGVFQVGNKIYVPFQSGDGSNNWGGNFTTTDTTYIGIFSYPELKFEKTIRDGRGSHIGNWWAQQGLAVDNKGDAYVWFSANEASLASKNKSGFLRIKKGTDEFDKDYYFDIESLGNGKIARGSYLKDDKFLMTVYNKGEQAEGVGGGLVKLYIVDIQTKKMTEIKEIPAHEQQGYKDVVFVEKDGSKAYYACQSLEDKQYYTYTIDINNATAKRGLKFVGVSGVSSMSKINY, encoded by the coding sequence ATGAAAAAGTTAAACACTTTAAAAATGCTGACCCTAGCATGTGGCGTTTTAGCCATCACTGCATGTTCAAAAGACAATCCTTCTGATGGAGGAAGTGATACCGGAAATTCCGGAAAAAGAGAAAAATTTGTTTTTATCGTAAATGGACAAGGTAGTGGAGAAGCTGGAACTTCAGGTAATTATATCCTGTCAACAGATAATGTAAGCGATGGAACACTCAGTATTGTAGGTAACGGTATGCCAGCGACAGAACAATCCTTTATCAATCAGAACAACTATATCTTTGGACTAACATATGGTGGTCAAGGACCGATAACCCCTTACAACATTGATAGTAAAGGTGAGTTCCAGAGACTTAAAGATGAACAAGTAAATGCTGAGACATCAGGTATTTATGGACATTTTGGAGACAAAAATATTATATTAGGTACCACAAATAGAAGTATTGTTAATCCAGTGGCAACCCTAAGAAATTACGATGCTCAAAATTTCTCTATAGCAAATAAAAACACCGTTGATCTATCCAAAGTTTTAGGCGGAAAAAGAATGGCCATCTGGACCGGCGTGTTTCAAGTAGGAAATAAAATATATGTTCCTTTTCAATCTGGAGACGGATCAAACAACTGGGGCGGTAATTTCACAACCACCGACACTACTTATATCGGTATCTTCTCTTATCCTGAGCTAAAATTCGAAAAAACAATTAGAGATGGACGTGGTTCACATATTGGAAATTGGTGGGCACAACAAGGTCTTGCTGTAGACAACAAAGGTGATGCATACGTTTGGTTTTCAGCAAATGAAGCATCTTTAGCTTCTAAAAACAAATCAGGATTTCTTCGAATTAAGAAAGGAACTGATGAATTTGATAAAGACTATTATTTTGATATTGAATCATTAGGAAATGGCAAAATTGCAAGAGGAAGTTATCTTAAAGATGATAAATTCTTAATGACAGTTTATAATAAAGGCGAACAAGCTGAAGGTGTAGGAGGTGGATTAGTAAAATTATACATCGTCGATATTCAGACAAAAAAGATGACTGAAATCAAAGAAATTCCTGCCCATGAACAACAAGGATATAAGGACGTCGTATTTGTTGAAAAAGATGGCAGTAAAGCTTACTATGCATGTCAGAGTTTAGAAGACAAACAATATTATACCTATACAATTGACATCAATAATGCAACAGCCAAAAGAGGTTTAAAATTTGTCGGTGTATCTGGTGTTTCGTCCATGAGTAAAATCAATTACTAA
- a CDS encoding PepSY-associated TM helix domain-containing protein has product MLSKINAWLHLWLGLAAGIPVVILSITGCVLVFEHDIKEFTTNYIRVEAQRSEDQLPPSAIYKAVKTAIPDKEIASSWYYGLDKSVKVSLDHSDSLVYVNPYTAEILAVVNHEDFFHFMDEGHRHLWMPNKIGRQVVGWSTFIFFSLLITGLILWWPKKWNKRSREQSFTIKWKARFKRVNYDLHNVLGFYGLTIALVMCLTGLIMSFPWMRKSVVWLSGGYPNKPKVEQVEKEIPDDQPLNDALIVADQIWYKVRHEYARHNKEAVIVHYPEAEDKSVYACTDMENGIWRDLNFDRNTLELTGRKQGPIDDANTTEWLMRANYALHTGFIGGMATKIIYFLASLICATLPITGFYIWWGKKKKKVKKSKSIHPITS; this is encoded by the coding sequence ATGCTCAGCAAAATTAATGCATGGCTACATCTTTGGTTAGGACTAGCGGCAGGCATACCTGTTGTTATCCTAAGTATAACCGGCTGTGTACTTGTCTTCGAACATGACATCAAAGAATTCACTACAAATTATATTCGCGTAGAAGCACAAAGATCAGAAGATCAGCTTCCTCCATCTGCAATCTACAAAGCTGTAAAGACAGCCATTCCAGACAAAGAAATAGCTAGTTCCTGGTATTATGGTTTAGATAAATCAGTTAAAGTAAGTTTAGACCACTCCGATAGTTTAGTCTATGTCAATCCTTATACAGCTGAGATCCTAGCTGTTGTTAATCATGAAGATTTCTTTCATTTCATGGATGAGGGGCACCGTCATCTATGGATGCCGAACAAGATCGGCCGTCAAGTAGTCGGCTGGAGTACTTTTATATTCTTTTCACTACTAATCACTGGTCTTATTTTATGGTGGCCAAAAAAATGGAACAAAAGATCTCGTGAGCAGAGTTTTACCATCAAATGGAAAGCGCGGTTCAAACGAGTAAATTATGACCTGCACAATGTATTAGGATTTTACGGACTAACCATAGCCTTAGTTATGTGCCTTACAGGGTTAATCATGAGCTTCCCGTGGATGCGCAAATCAGTAGTTTGGCTCAGCGGAGGATACCCGAATAAACCTAAAGTAGAACAAGTTGAAAAAGAAATACCTGATGATCAGCCCTTGAATGATGCATTGATTGTTGCTGATCAAATCTGGTATAAAGTGCGCCATGAATATGCTCGCCATAACAAAGAAGCCGTTATCGTCCACTACCCTGAAGCCGAGGATAAATCCGTATATGCATGTACAGATATGGAAAACGGTATATGGCGTGACTTAAATTTTGATCGTAATACGCTAGAATTAACAGGCAGAAAACAAGGTCCCATTGATGATGCCAATACCACAGAATGGCTAATGCGCGCAAATTATGCCTTACATACAGGATTCATTGGGGGAATGGCTACTAAAATAATATATTTTTTAGCATCACTTATTTGCGCAACATTACCGATTACTGGTTTCTATATCTGGTGGGGGAAAAAGAAAAAAAAAGTAAAAAAATCAAAATCTATTCATCCAATAACATCTTAA
- a CDS encoding outer membrane beta-barrel family protein, producing the protein MFHHCNYLLSLFLVFTLFVASAQNSAKIMGRVLDEQNEPVPHAQVTLHRVHDGTVAKIITADSIGNFIFPNAPYGNYYVHIKNMTHEDFKTSQFILSEHVNAYDFGKIVLLQNNAYLSEVVINKRKQFIEQHQDKTIFNIENSALADGNSGLELLTKIPGISLDNNGTFSLKGKSGASIMINGKLTYLSADQLANLLRSTSSNDITKIEVMTNPNAKQDAAGTSGIINIVLKKGLKQGLNGAVSGNMGAGRGLHLGGSLDLNYRTEKINIFGNYNQYFQNLEYYNSLTRYFYKDTQAEPETYSQQENKIQPKLRSNNFRVGMDFYLSSKQTLGFLVNGGFGKYPKYEPTTNYFRNYATKDLIWSASTITEGKERWEDMLYNINYNLKFNENGHELKVDFDMIDHYSKMDQTLNTKYSNENQNNIRPLSSRTGDIPSDSKVYVAKIDYTLPFNETFKLETGWKASHIRTENDLRYDTLLNESYVPDLSTSNHFIYKETIQAGYVNLSKTWSKFSTQVGLRAEHTSTDGNQITLNEQFSKDYLKFFPSAFLSYSINNNHKVQLSYSYRIERPSFWSLNPFRVYTDPFSYSEGNSKLDPAYEHAYEANYTLANKYIFTLNYADRSNVVNDIIGLDPTNKQITFERPENIGSFKNFGVSFMAPTQLFSWWTATHFANYYRNEYEIPQENELIKRSGNTLSLNTQNTFKLPKDWSVEIGGNYNSGLTIGLTNIKSYGLIYSGIQKSILSKKATIKLVVNDIFHTNNRRYETVSNAVRLIGKSNPDSRTAILSFNYRFGGSDNRAKERSTGSEDIKNRL; encoded by the coding sequence ATGTTTCATCATTGCAACTACTTACTTAGTTTATTTCTAGTTTTTACTTTATTTGTTGCCAGTGCTCAAAATTCTGCTAAAATCATGGGCCGTGTCCTAGATGAACAGAACGAACCTGTACCCCATGCACAAGTAACTTTACATCGCGTTCATGATGGAACTGTCGCAAAAATTATTACTGCCGATAGCATAGGGAATTTTATTTTCCCTAATGCACCATATGGAAATTACTATGTGCATATAAAAAATATGACACACGAAGATTTTAAAACATCTCAATTCATATTAAGCGAGCACGTGAATGCATATGATTTTGGGAAAATTGTATTGCTTCAAAACAATGCTTATCTGAGTGAGGTTGTCATCAATAAACGCAAGCAATTTATAGAACAACATCAAGATAAAACCATTTTCAACATAGAAAACTCTGCATTAGCAGATGGTAACAGTGGATTAGAACTTTTGACCAAAATTCCAGGTATAAGTCTAGATAATAATGGAACCTTCAGTTTAAAAGGAAAATCTGGTGCTTCTATCATGATTAACGGAAAACTTACCTACCTCTCCGCAGATCAGCTAGCCAATTTGTTAAGAAGTACATCCTCAAACGATATAACAAAAATTGAAGTTATGACTAATCCTAATGCCAAGCAAGATGCGGCAGGAACATCAGGGATAATCAATATCGTATTAAAAAAAGGATTGAAGCAAGGGTTGAACGGAGCTGTTTCCGGAAATATGGGAGCAGGTCGCGGATTACACCTAGGCGGTAGTTTAGACCTAAATTACAGAACGGAAAAAATAAATATCTTCGGAAATTACAATCAATACTTTCAAAATTTAGAGTATTACAATTCATTAACACGCTACTTTTATAAAGATACGCAAGCAGAACCAGAAACCTACTCCCAACAGGAAAACAAAATTCAACCGAAACTGCGTTCAAATAATTTCAGAGTTGGTATGGATTTTTATTTAAGTTCAAAACAGACTTTGGGATTTCTAGTAAATGGAGGCTTTGGTAAATATCCAAAATATGAACCAACCACCAATTATTTTAGAAACTATGCGACAAAAGATCTCATCTGGTCGGCTTCAACCATAACCGAAGGAAAAGAAAGATGGGAAGACATGTTATATAACATCAATTATAACCTGAAGTTCAACGAAAATGGACATGAACTAAAAGTGGATTTTGATATGATTGACCATTATTCCAAAATGGATCAAACACTAAATACTAAATACAGTAATGAAAATCAAAATAATATACGCCCCTTATCATCACGCACTGGCGATATTCCCTCAGACAGTAAGGTTTATGTTGCAAAAATTGATTATACCCTCCCTTTTAATGAAACTTTTAAGCTAGAAACTGGTTGGAAAGCAAGTCATATCCGGACAGAAAACGATTTGCGGTATGATACATTGCTAAATGAGAGTTATGTTCCAGATCTATCGACAAGTAATCACTTCATTTATAAAGAAACGATACAAGCAGGTTATGTGAATCTATCAAAAACTTGGAGCAAATTTTCAACACAAGTAGGATTACGAGCAGAGCACACATCTACCGATGGTAATCAAATAACTTTAAATGAACAGTTCTCTAAAGATTATTTAAAGTTTTTCCCATCAGCATTTTTATCTTATAGCATCAATAACAATCATAAAGTACAACTAAGCTATAGCTATCGCATCGAGCGTCCATCCTTCTGGAGTCTAAACCCATTCCGCGTCTATACAGACCCCTTCTCCTATTCAGAAGGAAATTCAAAACTAGATCCTGCTTACGAGCACGCTTATGAAGCTAACTATACACTAGCTAACAAATATATATTTACGTTAAATTATGCAGACAGATCTAATGTCGTAAATGATATCATAGGATTAGATCCTACAAACAAACAAATCACTTTTGAAAGACCCGAAAATATCGGTTCATTCAAAAATTTTGGCGTATCATTCATGGCTCCTACACAATTATTTTCCTGGTGGACAGCTACACATTTTGCAAACTATTACAGAAACGAATATGAGATTCCACAAGAAAATGAACTAATCAAAAGATCAGGCAATACGTTATCATTAAATACACAAAATACTTTCAAACTACCCAAAGATTGGTCTGTAGAGATTGGAGGAAATTATAACTCTGGTCTGACCATTGGTTTAACGAATATCAAAAGTTACGGACTTATTTACAGTGGAATACAAAAGAGCATTTTAAGTAAAAAAGCAACGATTAAGCTGGTCGTTAACGACATATTTCATACCAATA